The Thermotoga sp. Ku-13t genomic sequence ATCAACGTCATCGCCAGCAGCGGCTTGAAGTACCTTGTGGGACCTTCAGAAACAACTGTAGAAGGAGAATTCTCTCAGCTTCTCAAATTGGTTGAAGAGATCCACAGGAAGATGACTCCACTGTGTGAAAGGTACGTTCTCGAAGTTGTCTTCGATTGTGCGAGAAACGGCGTGAGCATCGATGAA encodes the following:
- a CDS encoding thiamine-binding protein translates to MLTCSIRFLPLKAQSKDEIYRLVDEAINVIASSGLKYLVGPSETTVEGEFSQLLKLVEEIHRKMTPLCERYVLEVVFDCARNGVSIDEKIEKYR